ACGTGGGTATACAGCTCAGGATAACCCCAACTGTACGCACTGATGATACAATTCACTTGCGTTTATTCACCGAAGTTAGCGAGGTGAAAGAACGCAAGCTCTTGGGTCTCGACACTTACGGAAAAGTCTCCAGAGAAGCTCAAACGGAAGTCATTCTCAAAAACGGTCAAACTCTTGTCATAGGCGGACTTGTTCAAGATAAGATCGTTAAGAACATATCAAAAGTACCTATATTGGGTGATCTTCCTTTCATAGGTCAACTGTTCAGATCTGTGACCGATAAGAAATCGAAAACCGAACTTCTCATTTTCATCACAGCAAGGGTGGTTGAACCATGAAGAGAGAACCTGTCGTGGCAGGTAGTTTTTATCCCTCCTCACCAAAGAAATTGATCGAACTGATAGAAGCTTGCTTTAAATCCGAACTGGGACCAGGTGAGATTCCAAAGAAGCCTGAAAGAGTCCTTGAGAAGGCGCTAGCTGTGATAGTTCCGCATGCTGGATACATCTACAGCGGACCTGTTGCAGCACACGCCTATGCAGAAGTTATGAAGCTTGGCAATCCAAGACTCGTCGTGCTCCTTGGTCCTAATCATACGGGATACGGTGCACGTATCGGTGTGTGGTCCGACGGTAGTTGGTCCACACCGCTCGGTGAGGTTCGAGTGTGCCGACAAGCAGCCGAGTTCTTTTTAGAAAAGTGCAAAGAGGCTTCGAAAGACGTTCAATGTCATATAGCTGAGCATTCGCTTGAAGTCCAACTTCCATTTCTCCAATACACCTTCAAGGAATTTGAAATACTTCCAATAAGT
This window of the Pseudothermotoga sp. genome carries:
- the amrB gene encoding AmmeMemoRadiSam system protein B, which encodes MKREPVVAGSFYPSSPKKLIELIEACFKSELGPGEIPKKPERVLEKALAVIVPHAGYIYSGPVAAHAYAEVMKLGNPRLVVLLGPNHTGYGARIGVWSDGSWSTPLGEVRVCRQAAEFFLEKCKEASKDVQCHIAEHSLEVQLPFLQYTFKEFEILPISMFPVSLSVCKSVAQSLDELLKVFSSTLFVISSDFNHYEDDQTTRRKDQLAIDAILKREPENLYKVVGSEKITMCGLSPVACLLYMKSFSKVRLLKHATSADTSGDRSHVVGYVSFIFE